A window of the Streptomyces sp. NBC_01351 genome harbors these coding sequences:
- a CDS encoding YhjD/YihY/BrkB family envelope integrity protein, producing MTSILQRLHDRLQGSPAGLAWSRGREMELMHRAMGFAALGFLTLVPLLIVVAAAAPGSGSGFGRWLGQALGVTESSRARVEMLFGAADLALERTTAFGLAALAVFGLTFGSAVQTGYEKVWDLPTARWHTMWRHVVWLALLVCYLALLVEIPAPSKDAVGTVLGALGDLLGTFLFFVGSQRLLLCGRVRWRALVPGALATSLGLLGLRVFSQLVFSPLIASNAVTYGPFGTLLVVQSWLVGVGFVVYGGALVGRLVHEALTLRRLRMNGVFPPGDHHSHDPGLG from the coding sequence GTGACCTCGATCCTCCAGCGGCTCCACGACCGGCTCCAGGGCTCCCCTGCCGGTCTGGCCTGGAGCCGGGGCCGGGAGATGGAGCTGATGCACCGGGCCATGGGCTTCGCGGCCCTAGGCTTCCTCACCCTGGTGCCGCTGCTGATCGTCGTGGCGGCCGCCGCGCCCGGCAGCGGTTCCGGTTTCGGCCGCTGGCTCGGGCAGGCGCTCGGGGTGACGGAGTCCTCCCGGGCCCGGGTCGAGATGCTGTTCGGCGCGGCGGACCTGGCGCTGGAGCGGACCACCGCCTTCGGGCTGGCGGCGCTGGCCGTGTTCGGCCTGACCTTCGGCTCCGCCGTGCAGACCGGCTACGAGAAGGTCTGGGACCTGCCGACCGCCCGCTGGCACACCATGTGGCGGCACGTGGTCTGGCTCGCCCTGCTGGTCTGCTACCTGGCCCTGCTGGTGGAGATCCCGGCGCCGTCGAAAGACGCCGTCGGCACGGTCCTCGGCGCCCTGGGCGACCTGCTCGGCACCTTCCTGTTCTTCGTCGGATCGCAACGGCTGCTGCTCTGCGGCCGGGTCCGCTGGCGGGCGCTGGTGCCGGGCGCGCTGGCGACCAGCCTCGGGCTGCTGGGGCTGCGGGTTTTCTCGCAGCTGGTGTTCTCCCCGCTGATCGCGTCGAACGCCGTGACCTACGGCCCCTTCGGCACCCTGCTGGTCGTCCAGTCCTGGCTGGTCGGGGTGGGCTTCGTGGTCTACGGCGGGGCACTCGTCGGCCGCCTGGTCCACGAGGCCCTCACCCTGAGACGCCTGCGAATGAACGGAGTTTTCCCGCCAGGTGACCATCATTCCCATGATCCGGGATTGGGCTGA
- the paaK gene encoding phenylacetate--CoA ligase PaaK yields the protein MAVYADLHDEGERLGLDELASLQLKRLRATLLRAYERVPFYRQSFDKAGVHPEDCRSLADLALFPFTTKTDLRDHYPFGMFAVPRSEVRRIHASSGTTGRPTVVGYTDADLSTWADVVARSIRAAGGRPGQIVHIAYGYGLFTGGLGAHYGAERLGCTVVPASGGMTDRQVRLIEDFRPEVIMVTPSYMLTLLDEMERQGIDPRATSLRTGIFGAEPWTEEMRREIEERLGIDAVDIYGLSEVMGPGVAQECVETKDGLHVWEDHFYPEVVDPLTGEVLPDGEPGELVFTSLTKEAMPVIRYRTRDLTRLLPGTARPAFRRMEKVTGRSDDMIILRGVNLYPTQVEEILLRTAGLAPHFQLRLTREGRLDALTVRVEARRETEAARREAAAAEVVRAVKEGIGVSVRVEVVDPETLERSVGKIKRLMDLRGTGEG from the coding sequence ATGGCGGTGTACGCAGATCTCCACGACGAGGGCGAGCGGCTGGGCCTCGACGAGCTGGCCTCCCTCCAGTTGAAGCGGCTGCGCGCGACCCTGCTCCGCGCCTACGAGCGGGTGCCGTTCTACCGGCAGTCCTTCGACAAGGCCGGCGTGCACCCGGAGGACTGCCGCTCCCTCGCCGATCTCGCCCTCTTCCCCTTCACCACCAAGACCGATCTCCGCGACCACTATCCCTTCGGGATGTTCGCCGTACCGCGCTCCGAGGTGCGCCGCATCCACGCCTCCAGCGGCACCACGGGGCGCCCCACGGTGGTCGGGTACACCGACGCGGACCTCTCCACCTGGGCCGACGTGGTGGCCCGGTCCATACGGGCGGCGGGCGGGCGGCCCGGCCAGATCGTGCACATCGCCTACGGCTACGGGCTGTTCACGGGCGGCCTCGGCGCGCACTACGGGGCCGAGCGCCTCGGCTGCACGGTGGTGCCCGCGTCGGGCGGGATGACGGACCGCCAGGTCCGGCTCATCGAGGACTTCCGGCCGGAGGTCATCATGGTGACGCCCTCCTACATGCTGACGTTGCTGGACGAGATGGAGCGCCAGGGCATCGACCCGCGGGCCACCTCCCTGCGGACGGGCATCTTCGGCGCGGAGCCGTGGACGGAGGAGATGCGCCGGGAGATCGAGGAGCGGCTCGGCATCGACGCGGTGGACATCTACGGGCTGTCCGAGGTCATGGGCCCGGGCGTGGCCCAGGAGTGCGTGGAGACCAAGGACGGGCTCCATGTGTGGGAGGACCACTTCTATCCCGAGGTGGTCGATCCCCTGACGGGCGAGGTGCTGCCGGACGGGGAGCCGGGCGAGCTGGTCTTCACCTCCCTCACCAAGGAGGCCATGCCCGTCATCCGCTACCGCACCCGGGATCTGACGCGGCTGCTGCCCGGCACCGCCCGCCCCGCCTTCCGCCGGATGGAGAAGGTCACGGGCCGCAGCGACGACATGATCATCCTGCGCGGGGTGAACCTGTATCCGACCCAGGTCGAGGAGATCCTCCTGCGGACGGCCGGGCTGGCTCCGCACTTCCAGCTGCGGCTGACCAGGGAAGGCCGGCTGGACGCCCTGACGGTACGGGTGGAGGCCCGCCGGGAGACGGAAGCCGCCCGGCGGGAGGCCGCGGCTGCCGAGGTGGTCCGGGCGGTCAAGGAGGGCATCGGGGTCTCCGTTCGGGTAGAGGTCGTCGACCCGGAGACCTTGGAGCGCTCGGTGGGGAAGATCAAGCGGCTGATGGACCTGCGGGGCACCGGGGAGGGGTGA
- a CDS encoding alpha/beta fold hydrolase, producing MPTFTTYDGTELAYHVRGNGEPLVCLPGGAMRASVYLGDLGGLAAGRRLILLDLRGTGDSAIPADESTYRVDHQVADVEALRVHLGLERMDLLAHSAGGNLVQLYAAAHPERVRRTVLVTPTAWAVDLPVTTEQRLAGARGRAGTELYDRAIEAYAGILDGVDTDEAWELAVPLFYGRWDDAARAHWAAGEQEQNEKAAAAYAGPGAFDPPATRAGLRRVAGEVLVLAGGLDFNPCPDLAGRLAELFPRGVADVQAGAGHFPWLDDAEWFSARVERFLASGR from the coding sequence ATGCCTACCTTCACCACCTACGACGGAACCGAACTCGCCTACCACGTGCGGGGGAACGGCGAACCGCTGGTCTGCCTCCCGGGCGGGGCCATGCGGGCCTCGGTCTACCTGGGGGACCTCGGGGGACTGGCCGCGGGACGCCGGCTGATCCTCCTCGACCTGCGCGGCACGGGCGACTCCGCGATACCGGCGGACGAGTCGACGTACCGGGTGGACCACCAGGTCGCCGACGTGGAAGCACTGCGGGTCCACCTGGGGTTGGAGCGGATGGACCTCCTCGCGCACTCCGCCGGCGGCAACCTCGTCCAGCTCTACGCGGCCGCGCACCCCGAGCGGGTGCGGCGGACGGTCCTGGTCACGCCCACCGCATGGGCCGTTGACCTCCCGGTCACCACGGAACAGCGGCTGGCCGGTGCCCGGGGGCGGGCGGGTACCGAGCTGTACGACCGGGCCATCGAGGCCTACGCGGGGATCCTCGACGGCGTCGACACCGACGAGGCGTGGGAGCTGGCGGTCCCGCTCTTCTACGGCCGGTGGGACGACGCGGCGCGGGCGCACTGGGCCGCGGGCGAGCAGGAGCAGAACGAGAAGGCGGCGGCGGCCTACGCGGGCCCGGGCGCCTTCGACCCGCCGGCCACCCGGGCCGGGCTGCGACGGGTCGCCGGCGAGGTGCTGGTGCTGGCCGGGGGCCTGGACTTCAACCCGTGCCCGGACCTCGCGGGGCGGCTCGCCGAGCTGTTCCCGCGGGGGGTGGCGGACGTGCAGGCCGGTGCGGGGCACTTTCCGTGGCTGGACGACGCGGAGTGGTTCTCGGCGCGGGTGGAGCGGTTCCTGGCGTCCGGGCGCTGA
- a CDS encoding acyl-CoA synthetase: MEYNLADLFESVVDVVPDREALVYVDHPGTGAERRLTYAELDSAANRIAHHLLDSGLKAGEHLGLHLYNGIEYLQTVLACLKARLVPVNVNYRYVEEELVYLYNDADLAALVFEGEFTERVAAALPQTTKLRHLIRVGATPEGAPEPSIAPVAYEDAEAAGSPERGFPPRSPDDLFIIYTGGTTGMPKGVMWRAEDLFFAGLFGGEPTGEPVKRPEELAERVAARGAGLTFFPAPPLMHGTSTLTSFVAFNYGQRIVIHRKYAPEEVLRTIEKEKVSSVSLVGDAMLRPLIDALNGPLKGTDLSSLFSVSSSGAIMSETVKAEFQRLVPNVLLLNNFGSSESGSNGKATDDSSPEKGFRLEVNERTQVVDPVTHEPVPVGVPGRLAQRGYVPLGYYNDPVKTAETFFQKGDERWVLLGDMATVDENGIVTVLGRGSQCINTGGEKVYPEEVEQALKSHPDVYDALVAGVPDPTWGSHVAAVVQVRPGAPEPTLDEIQSHCRTKLAGYKIPRQLVIAPAIQRSPSGKADYRWAKTIATEADATG; the protein is encoded by the coding sequence GTGGAGTACAACCTTGCCGACCTGTTCGAGTCGGTCGTGGACGTGGTCCCGGACCGCGAGGCCCTCGTGTACGTGGACCACCCCGGTACCGGCGCCGAGCGCCGCCTCACCTACGCCGAACTGGACTCGGCGGCGAACCGGATCGCGCACCACCTGCTCGACAGCGGCCTGAAGGCCGGCGAGCACCTGGGCCTGCACCTCTACAACGGGATCGAGTACCTCCAGACCGTGCTGGCCTGCCTGAAGGCCCGGCTGGTCCCGGTGAACGTCAACTACCGGTACGTGGAGGAGGAGCTGGTCTACCTCTACAACGACGCCGATCTCGCGGCGCTCGTCTTCGAGGGCGAGTTCACCGAGCGGGTCGCGGCCGCGCTCCCGCAGACCACGAAGCTCCGCCACCTGATCCGGGTCGGCGCCACCCCCGAGGGCGCTCCGGAGCCCTCGATCGCGCCGGTCGCGTACGAGGACGCCGAGGCGGCCGGCTCGCCCGAGCGCGGATTCCCGCCGCGCAGCCCGGACGACCTGTTCATCATCTACACCGGCGGCACCACGGGCATGCCCAAGGGCGTCATGTGGCGGGCCGAGGACCTCTTCTTCGCGGGGCTCTTCGGCGGCGAGCCGACGGGCGAGCCGGTGAAGCGGCCCGAGGAACTGGCCGAGCGGGTCGCGGCGCGCGGCGCCGGGCTCACCTTCTTCCCGGCCCCTCCGCTGATGCACGGCACCTCCACCCTCACCTCGTTCGTCGCCTTCAACTACGGCCAGCGGATCGTCATCCACCGCAAGTACGCGCCGGAGGAAGTGCTCCGCACGATCGAGAAGGAGAAGGTGTCCAGCGTCTCCCTCGTCGGCGACGCGATGCTGAGGCCGCTGATCGACGCGCTGAACGGCCCGCTGAAGGGCACGGACCTCTCTTCCCTCTTCAGCGTCTCGTCATCCGGCGCGATCATGTCGGAGACGGTGAAGGCGGAGTTCCAGCGGCTGGTGCCGAACGTCCTCCTGCTCAACAACTTCGGATCCTCCGAATCCGGCTCCAACGGCAAGGCGACGGACGACTCCAGCCCCGAGAAGGGCTTCCGCCTGGAGGTCAACGAACGCACCCAGGTGGTGGACCCGGTGACCCACGAGCCGGTGCCGGTGGGGGTGCCGGGACGCCTGGCGCAGCGCGGCTACGTGCCGCTCGGCTACTACAACGACCCGGTCAAGACCGCCGAGACCTTCTTCCAGAAGGGCGACGAGCGCTGGGTCCTCCTGGGCGACATGGCCACGGTGGACGAGAACGGGATCGTGACGGTGCTCGGCCGCGGTTCGCAGTGCATCAACACGGGCGGCGAGAAGGTCTATCCGGAGGAGGTCGAGCAGGCGCTGAAGTCCCACCCGGACGTGTACGACGCCCTGGTCGCGGGCGTCCCGGACCCGACGTGGGGCAGCCACGTGGCGGCGGTGGTCCAGGTCCGCCCGGGCGCCCCGGAACCGACGCTGGACGAGATCCAGTCCCACTGCCGCACGAAGCTGGCGGGGTACAAGATCCCCCGCCAACTGGTCATCGCCCCGGCCATCCAACGCTCCCCGAGCGGCAAGGCGGACTACCGCTGGGCAAAGACGATAGCCACGGAGGCGGACGCGACGGGCTGA
- a CDS encoding crotonase/enoyl-CoA hydratase family protein: MGGTEHLTVERHGATLVLTMNRPEAKNALSLPLLVGLYDGWLEADADDEIRSVVLTGAGGDFCAGMDLKALAGKGMAGDQYRDRLKADPDLHWKAMLRHHRPRKPVIAAVEGYCVAGGTEILQGTDIRVAGEGATFGLFEVKRGLFPIGGSTVRLPRQIPRTHALEMLLTGRPYSAEEAARIGLVGRVVPAGTALEAALEIAERINACGPLAVEAVKASVYDAAELTETEGLAAELLRGWPIFDTADAKEGARAFAEKRPAVYRRE, translated from the coding sequence ATGGGTGGGACGGAACACCTGACCGTGGAACGGCACGGTGCCACGCTGGTGCTGACCATGAACAGGCCCGAGGCGAAGAACGCGCTCTCGCTGCCGCTGCTGGTGGGCCTGTACGACGGCTGGCTGGAAGCGGACGCGGACGACGAGATCCGCTCGGTGGTGCTGACCGGCGCGGGCGGGGACTTCTGCGCCGGCATGGACCTCAAGGCGCTGGCCGGGAAAGGCATGGCGGGCGACCAGTACCGGGACCGCCTCAAGGCCGACCCCGACCTGCACTGGAAGGCGATGCTGCGCCACCACCGGCCGCGCAAACCGGTGATCGCGGCGGTCGAGGGGTACTGCGTGGCTGGCGGGACGGAGATCCTGCAGGGCACGGACATCCGGGTGGCGGGGGAGGGGGCCACCTTCGGACTGTTCGAGGTCAAGCGGGGGCTCTTCCCGATCGGCGGCTCCACGGTGCGGCTGCCGCGGCAGATCCCGCGTACGCACGCGCTGGAGATGCTGCTGACCGGGCGGCCGTACTCCGCGGAGGAAGCGGCGCGGATCGGGCTGGTCGGGCGGGTGGTGCCGGCCGGCACGGCGCTGGAGGCCGCGCTGGAGATCGCCGAGCGGATCAACGCGTGCGGGCCGCTGGCGGTCGAGGCCGTGAAGGCCTCCGTCTACGACGCCGCCGAGCTGACGGAGACGGAGGGTCTGGCCGCGGAGCTGCTGCGGGGGTGGCCGATCTTCGACACGGCGGACGCCAAGGAAGGGGCCCGGGCCTTCGCGGAGAAGCGGCCCGCGGTGTACCGGCGGGAGTAG
- a CDS encoding Zn-ribbon domain-containing OB-fold protein has translation MTAASPPEVLRAPLVVEFPFTRSLGPVQSAFLTGLRERVVLGVKTSGGAVMVPPVEYDPVTAEEIRELVEVADTGTVTTWAWNGHPRPNQPLGTPFAWVLVKLDGADTALLHALDAPGPDAVRTGMRVRVRWAADADRTGAITDIACFEPYEGPEVGAAAPHDGAFDDAVHGIVARARLDYTYSPGRAQTAYISALSEQKTVGERCPSCHKVYVPPRGACPTCGVATTDQVEVGPAGTVTTFCIVNIKAKNLDIEVPYVYAHIALDGAGLALHGRIGGIPYDQVRMGLRVEPVWTEGGRYPDHYRPTGEPDADYDAYKELI, from the coding sequence ATGACAGCTGCCTCCCCACCGGAGGTGCTCCGCGCGCCCCTCGTCGTCGAGTTCCCCTTCACCCGGTCCCTCGGGCCCGTCCAGAGCGCCTTCCTCACCGGGCTGCGCGAACGCGTCGTCCTCGGGGTGAAGACCTCCGGCGGGGCGGTGATGGTCCCGCCCGTCGAGTACGACCCCGTCACCGCCGAGGAGATCCGCGAGCTCGTCGAGGTCGCCGACACCGGCACCGTCACCACCTGGGCCTGGAACGGCCACCCCCGCCCGAACCAGCCCCTGGGCACCCCCTTCGCCTGGGTGCTGGTCAAGCTCGACGGAGCCGACACCGCCCTCCTGCACGCCCTCGACGCACCCGGCCCCGACGCCGTGCGCACCGGGATGCGGGTCCGGGTCCGCTGGGCCGCCGACGCCGACCGCACCGGGGCGATCACCGACATCGCCTGCTTCGAGCCCTACGAGGGGCCGGAGGTCGGCGCGGCCGCCCCGCACGACGGGGCGTTCGACGACGCCGTCCACGGCATCGTCGCCCGCGCCCGACTCGACTACACCTACAGCCCCGGCCGCGCTCAGACCGCCTACATCAGCGCCCTCTCCGAGCAGAAGACCGTCGGCGAGCGCTGCCCTTCCTGCCACAAGGTGTACGTCCCGCCGCGCGGCGCCTGCCCCACCTGTGGTGTGGCCACCACCGACCAGGTGGAGGTCGGACCGGCGGGCACCGTCACCACCTTCTGCATCGTCAACATCAAGGCCAAGAACCTCGACATCGAGGTCCCCTACGTCTACGCCCACATCGCCCTCGACGGCGCCGGCCTCGCCCTCCACGGCCGGATCGGCGGAATCCCGTACGACCAGGTCCGCATGGGCCTGCGGGTCGAACCGGTCTGGACCGAAGGCGGCCGCTACCCCGACCACTACCGCCCCACCGGCGAGCCGGACGCGGACTACGACGCGTACAAGGAGCTCATCTGA
- a CDS encoding thiolase domain-containing protein: MPKTPPRYAREVAVVAFAQSDHRRDTAELSEVEMVMPVLHQVLAATGLKAGEIGFTCSGSSDYLAGRAFSFTMTLDGVGAWPPISESHVEMDGAWALYEAWVKIQTGEADTALVYSYGKSSPGSVRDVLTRQLDPYYVAPLWPDSVALAALQAQALIDAGETDEPALAAIGARSRADAEVNPHAQLRGSVPQGDYQVAPLRTGDCPPIGDGAAAVILAAGDTARRLCERPAWITGIDHRIEAHSLGLRDLTDSPSTRIAAERAGVFEAPVDTAELHAPFSSQEVVLRKVLGLGDGVAVNPSGGALAANPVMAAGLIRIGEAAARIHRGESDRAVAHATSGPCLQQNLVAVLEGDAR; the protein is encoded by the coding sequence ATGCCGAAGACGCCGCCGAGGTACGCCCGAGAGGTCGCCGTCGTCGCCTTCGCGCAGAGCGACCACCGCCGCGACACCGCCGAACTCAGCGAAGTAGAGATGGTCATGCCGGTCCTGCACCAGGTGCTGGCCGCCACCGGCCTGAAGGCCGGGGAGATCGGCTTCACCTGCTCCGGCTCCAGCGACTACCTGGCCGGCCGGGCCTTCTCCTTCACCATGACCCTCGACGGGGTGGGCGCCTGGCCGCCCATCTCCGAGTCGCACGTCGAGATGGACGGCGCCTGGGCCCTCTACGAGGCCTGGGTCAAGATCCAGACCGGCGAGGCCGACACCGCGCTCGTCTACTCGTACGGGAAGTCCTCGCCCGGTTCGGTACGCGACGTACTCACCCGCCAGCTCGATCCGTACTACGTGGCTCCGCTCTGGCCCGACTCGGTGGCCCTTGCCGCCCTGCAGGCCCAGGCGCTCATCGACGCGGGCGAGACCGACGAGCCCGCCCTCGCCGCCATCGGCGCCCGCAGCCGTGCCGATGCCGAGGTCAACCCGCACGCCCAGCTCCGCGGCTCCGTCCCGCAGGGCGACTACCAGGTCGCGCCGTTGCGGACCGGGGACTGCCCGCCGATCGGCGACGGCGCCGCCGCCGTCATCCTCGCCGCCGGGGACACCGCGCGCCGGCTGTGCGAACGCCCCGCCTGGATCACCGGCATCGACCACCGCATCGAGGCCCACTCCCTGGGCCTGCGCGACCTCACCGACTCCCCGTCCACCAGGATCGCCGCGGAACGCGCGGGCGTCTTCGAAGCACCCGTGGACACGGCGGAGCTGCACGCGCCGTTCTCCTCCCAGGAGGTCGTGCTCCGCAAGGTGCTCGGCCTCGGCGACGGCGTCGCCGTCAACCCCTCCGGCGGGGCGCTCGCCGCCAACCCGGTGATGGCCGCGGGCCTGATCCGGATCGGCGAGGCGGCCGCCCGGATCCACCGCGGCGAGTCAGACCGGGCCGTCGCGCACGCCACCTCCGGCCCCTGCCTCCAGCAGAACCTGGTCGCCGTCCTGGAAGGGGACGCACGGTGA
- a CDS encoding thiolase domain-containing protein, with protein sequence MSTTGKEPVAIVGIGQTKHVAARHDVSIAGLVREAATRALADAELTWADIDAVVIGKAPDFFEGVMMPELYLADALGAVGKPMLRVHTAGSVGGSTALVASNLVAARVHRTVLTLAFEKQSESNAMWGLSLPVPFQQPLLAGAGGFFAPHVRAYMRRTGAPDGVGSLVAYKDRRNALKNPYAHLHEHDITLEKVQASPMLWDPIRYSETCPSSDGACAMILTDRAGAARSPKPPAWVHGGAMRSEPTLFAGKDFVSPQASKDCAADVYRQAGITDPRREIDAVEMYVPFSWYEPMWLENLGFAEEGEGWKLTEAGVTELDGDLPVNPSGGVLSTNPIGASGMIRFAEAALQVRGQAGEHQVPGARRALGHAYGGGAQFFAMWLVGAEQPTG encoded by the coding sequence GTGAGCACTACGGGTAAAGAGCCTGTCGCGATCGTCGGGATCGGGCAGACCAAGCACGTCGCCGCCCGCCACGACGTCTCCATCGCCGGACTGGTCCGCGAGGCGGCCACCCGCGCCCTCGCGGACGCCGAACTGACCTGGGCGGACATCGACGCGGTCGTCATCGGCAAGGCCCCCGACTTCTTCGAGGGGGTGATGATGCCGGAGCTCTACCTGGCGGACGCGCTGGGCGCCGTCGGCAAGCCGATGCTGCGCGTGCACACGGCGGGCTCGGTCGGCGGCTCCACGGCGCTCGTCGCCTCCAACCTGGTGGCGGCCCGCGTCCACCGCACCGTCCTCACCCTCGCCTTCGAGAAGCAGTCCGAGTCGAACGCCATGTGGGGGCTCTCGCTGCCCGTACCGTTCCAGCAGCCGCTGCTGGCGGGCGCCGGCGGATTCTTCGCCCCGCACGTGCGCGCGTACATGCGGCGCACCGGCGCGCCCGACGGGGTCGGCTCGCTGGTCGCGTACAAGGACCGCCGCAACGCGCTGAAGAACCCGTACGCGCACCTGCACGAGCACGACATCACACTGGAGAAGGTCCAGGCCTCCCCGATGCTGTGGGACCCGATCCGGTACTCCGAAACCTGCCCCTCCTCGGACGGGGCCTGCGCGATGATCCTCACCGACCGCGCGGGCGCGGCCCGTTCGCCGAAGCCGCCCGCCTGGGTGCACGGCGGGGCGATGCGCAGCGAACCCACCCTCTTCGCGGGCAAGGACTTCGTGTCCCCGCAGGCCAGCAAGGACTGCGCGGCCGACGTCTACCGCCAGGCGGGCATCACCGATCCGCGCCGCGAGATCGACGCGGTGGAGATGTACGTGCCGTTCTCCTGGTACGAGCCGATGTGGCTGGAGAACCTCGGCTTCGCGGAGGAGGGCGAGGGCTGGAAGCTCACCGAGGCCGGGGTCACCGAACTCGACGGGGACCTTCCGGTCAACCCCTCGGGCGGCGTGCTGTCCACCAACCCGATCGGCGCCTCCGGCATGATCCGCTTCGCGGAAGCCGCCCTCCAGGTCCGCGGGCAGGCCGGGGAACACCAGGTCCCGGGCGCCCGCCGGGCCCTGGGGCACGCGTACGGCGGCGGCGCGCAGTTCTTCGCGATGTGGCTGGTGGGGGCGGAGCAACCGACCGGCTGA
- a CDS encoding DUF397 domain-containing protein, giving the protein MTSQPLAGWGKPDLDLTEADWQSSSRGAGDVQIAFVDGFIAMRNSERPESPSLIFAPDEWRRFVLDARGGEFDLT; this is encoded by the coding sequence ATGACTTCACAGCCGCTCGCAGGCTGGGGCAAGCCGGACCTCGATCTCACCGAGGCGGACTGGCAGTCGAGCAGCCGGGGAGCGGGCGACGTCCAGATCGCCTTCGTCGACGGCTTCATCGCGATGCGCAACAGCGAGCGCCCCGAGAGCCCTTCGCTGATCTTCGCGCCGGACGAGTGGCGCCGCTTCGTACTGGACGCGCGGGGCGGGGAGTTCGACCTGACGTAG
- a CDS encoding ACT domain-containing protein, whose product MSGENDLRKLLSGMRPELNEGLYVFCTVPGTTAPAGTAPVATIREREGLTLVLSQEDADAAGLAYDYTAGWITLRIHSALDAVGLTAAFATELGAHGLSCNVIAGYHHDHLFVAADRAAEAVAVLEGLAERSAQD is encoded by the coding sequence ATGAGCGGTGAGAACGATCTGCGGAAACTCCTGAGCGGCATGCGGCCCGAGCTGAACGAGGGCCTGTACGTGTTCTGCACCGTCCCCGGCACCACCGCCCCGGCCGGGACCGCCCCCGTGGCCACCATCCGGGAGCGCGAGGGGCTCACCCTCGTGCTCTCCCAGGAGGACGCCGACGCGGCCGGGCTCGCCTACGACTACACCGCCGGCTGGATCACCCTGCGCATCCACTCCGCCCTCGACGCCGTCGGCCTCACCGCCGCCTTCGCCACCGAACTCGGCGCACACGGCCTGAGCTGCAACGTCATCGCCGGCTACCACCACGACCACCTCTTCGTGGCCGCCGACCGGGCTGCCGAGGCCGTCGCCGTTCTGGAGGGCCTGGCGGAGCGTTCCGCGCAGGACTGA